A part of Patescibacteria group bacterium genomic DNA contains:
- the uvrA gene encoding excinuclease ABC subunit UvrA: protein MNKNSSELEKIIVKGARTHNLKNITVEMPRNKMVVFTGLSGSGKSSLAFDTIFAEGQRRYVESLSSYARQFLRQMQKPDVDEIQGLSPAISIDQKSRSNNPRSTVATITEIYDYLRILFARTGVPHCLLCDRPIKKLSHEEIIETILDTVRDLNSKGSEKVVMGVPINTLKVKIFAPLVVGRKGEYYQLLYDLLGKGYSTVKVDGEIKKLREQIIISKNKKHDIDVLVDEFFVTELTDKKNGVPERLSESVERALQESKGLLKIQTPTEERLISAKFMCPYDGFSYPEIEPRLFSFNSPYGACPECNGLGTRHFFGDEVCPKCNGARLREEALHVYFGGSHKNGGLNIVELVALSIKNAREFFEKLKLSAKDKEIAKVLLKEIESRLDFMINVGIEYMSLDRRAHTLSGGEAQRIRLASQLGSGLVGALYVLDEPTIGLHSKDNDKLIKTLLHLRDIGNTILVVEHDEETILSSDYLIDIGPGAGVHGGKVVVSGYIEDLLGAKKNDSKSLTLDYLRGDKKIPVPEKRRDNEAGTLRIRNGNIFNIKGLNADIPLGRLVAVTGVSGSGKSSFVYEILFKNLQARLERRYRTAEIFNCSSFTGTEYLSRTILIDQSPIGRTPRSNPATYTGAFTFIRELFAESPEAKVRGWKANRFSFNVKGGRCEACQGNGEIAVEMHFLPTVYVPCEVCEGKRFMKETLEVTYKKKNIYQVLGMNIEQALKFFEDIPAIYDRLKSLEEVGLGYLELGQSATTLSGGEAQRVKISSELYRQHVEKTIYILDEPTVGLHYEDVRKLVEILQKLVDHGNTVIVIEHNLDVVKCADYLIDCGPLGGEGGGKIIAKGTPEEVARTKGSFTGEYLKKIL, encoded by the coding sequence ATGAATAAAAACTCCAGCGAATTAGAAAAAATAATTGTAAAAGGAGCGCGGACGCACAACCTCAAAAACATTACGGTTGAAATGCCTCGTAATAAGATGGTGGTTTTTACCGGTCTTTCAGGCTCAGGAAAATCATCCTTGGCGTTTGATACCATTTTTGCCGAAGGTCAAAGGCGATACGTTGAATCTCTTTCCTCTTACGCCCGCCAATTTTTGCGCCAAATGCAAAAGCCTGATGTCGATGAGATCCAGGGACTTTCGCCAGCTATTTCCATTGATCAAAAATCTCGGTCAAACAATCCGCGTTCAACCGTGGCGACCATTACTGAAATTTACGACTATTTAAGAATTCTATTTGCTCGCACCGGCGTGCCGCACTGTCTTTTGTGTGATCGACCAATCAAAAAACTTTCTCACGAAGAAATTATTGAAACTATTTTGGACACCGTGAGAGATTTAAACAGCAAAGGTTCCGAAAAAGTTGTTATGGGTGTTCCAATAAACACTCTGAAGGTGAAAATTTTTGCTCCGCTCGTGGTAGGCCGAAAAGGCGAGTACTACCAGCTGTTGTACGATTTACTAGGCAAAGGCTACAGCACGGTAAAAGTTGACGGCGAAATTAAGAAACTGCGCGAACAAATAATTATTTCAAAAAATAAAAAACACGACATCGATGTGTTAGTCGATGAGTTTTTTGTTACTGAACTCACCGATAAGAAAAATGGCGTCCCTGAAAGATTGAGCGAGTCAGTTGAACGAGCGTTACAAGAATCTAAAGGCTTACTTAAAATTCAAACTCCAACAGAGGAGAGATTGATTTCTGCTAAATTTATGTGTCCGTACGATGGTTTTTCCTATCCAGAAATTGAACCTCGCCTTTTCTCTTTTAATTCACCATACGGAGCCTGTCCTGAATGTAACGGTTTGGGTACGCGACATTTTTTTGGCGATGAAGTTTGTCCGAAATGTAATGGGGCGAGATTACGTGAAGAAGCACTCCATGTCTATTTCGGTGGTTCTCATAAAAATGGTGGCCTCAATATCGTTGAACTTGTAGCACTCTCCATCAAAAACGCCCGAGAATTTTTTGAAAAATTAAAACTCTCAGCGAAAGATAAGGAAATCGCCAAAGTGCTGTTGAAAGAAATCGAGTCACGCTTGGATTTCATGATCAATGTTGGGATCGAATACATGTCGCTTGATCGTCGTGCACATACGCTTTCGGGTGGTGAAGCGCAACGTATCAGACTGGCCTCACAGCTCGGTTCTGGTTTGGTTGGTGCTTTGTATGTTTTGGATGAACCAACCATTGGACTTCACTCAAAGGATAACGACAAACTTATTAAAACTTTGCTTCACCTGCGCGATATCGGGAATACTATTCTTGTTGTTGAACACGACGAAGAAACTATTCTTTCGTCTGACTATTTAATAGATATTGGCCCGGGCGCTGGCGTTCACGGTGGAAAAGTTGTTGTTTCCGGTTACATTGAAGACTTGCTTGGCGCTAAGAAAAACGATTCGAAATCTTTAACCTTGGATTATTTGCGTGGAGATAAAAAAATTCCTGTTCCTGAAAAAAGGCGTGATAACGAAGCCGGAACTTTGCGTATTCGCAATGGCAATATTTTTAACATTAAAGGTCTCAACGCCGACATTCCACTTGGCCGACTTGTAGCGGTGACTGGAGTTTCTGGTTCTGGAAAATCTTCCTTTGTCTACGAAATTTTGTTTAAAAATTTACAAGCGAGGCTCGAACGACGCTATCGAACCGCCGAAATTTTTAATTGCTCGAGTTTTACTGGTACAGAATATCTTTCTCGCACAATTTTGATCGACCAAAGTCCCATTGGCCGTACACCGCGATCAAATCCAGCAACCTATACAGGCGCGTTTACGTTTATTCGCGAACTGTTTGCGGAATCACCCGAAGCAAAGGTGCGAGGCTGGAAGGCCAATCGTTTTTCCTTCAACGTGAAGGGGGGACGATGTGAGGCTTGCCAAGGTAACGGAGAAATCGCTGTCGAAATGCACTTTTTACCCACGGTGTATGTGCCCTGCGAAGTGTGCGAAGGTAAACGCTTCATGAAGGAAACACTCGAGGTGACTTACAAGAAAAAAAATATTTATCAGGTGCTCGGCATGAACATCGAACAGGCTTTGAAATTTTTCGAAGATATTCCGGCCATCTATGATCGACTTAAATCACTTGAAGAGGTCGGGCTCGGATACTTGGAACTTGGCCAGTCAGCTACAACGCTTTCGGGCGGCGAGGCTCAGCGTGTCAAAATTTCTTCCGAGCTCTACCGACAACACGTTGAGAAAACTATTTATATTTTGGATGAGCCAACGGTGGGACTTCATTATGAAGACGTCAGGAAGCTCGTGGAAATTTTGCAAAAACTGGTAGATCACGGCAATACTGTAATTGTGATTGAGCATAACCTCGATGTTGTTAAGTGCGCCGATTATCTGATTGATTGTGGGCCACTCGGCGGAGAGGGAGGAGGAAAAATTATTGCCAAAGGCACACCGGAAGAAGTGGCGAGAACCAAAGGGTCGTTCACC
- the uvrB gene encoding excinuclease ABC subunit UvrB — protein MEGRFKIKSQFEPAGDQPKAISALVDGMKKGYQHQTLLGVTGSGKTFTAANVIQAVQKPTLVIAHNKTLAAQLAQEYREFFPDNAVHYFVSYYDYYQPEAYMPVTDTYIEKEAVINEEIDRLRHASTQALLSRRDVIIVASVSCIYGLGSPEEYQKVNMKLSKGQELVRGDLMRALIKVHYERTTLDLSPGQFRALGDVVEVMPVSERVIYRIEFEDGIIARIVEVDATTRQIRSEPESVFIFPAKHFISAEEDRAKAIQTIQSELKDQLKKFEKEKKLLEAERIKRRTKYDLAMIKEVGYCNGIENYSRHFSGKLPGEAPDTLLSYFPKKPDGTADFLTIIDESHITVSQIGGMYAGDKSRKDTLVEHGFRLPSARDNRPLKFEEFEKRVGQVLYTSATPGKYEIEKSNLTNGSEKLGQVVEQVIRPTGLIDPEIIIRPILEKANYKGQIYDFIAEAEKVIKSGERVIATTLTKKMAEDLSVFLKEKGIKSEYLHSDIKTIERIEILTRFRKGEFDCLVGINLLREGLDLPELAFIGILDADKEGFLRSETALIQTIGRAARNIRGRVILYADRLTGSMERAIGETNRRRTLQVAYNTKHGITPKTITKKIHDITEELDLHKKTVRMLVAMDMAVAPKNREKLIKEKDRQMNSAVKILDFETAALLRDEIAELQRLIALEGKPEPEFKKEISAKALPKMNRKNKK, from the coding sequence CCCAGCTTGCTCAAGAATATCGAGAATTTTTTCCCGACAACGCCGTTCACTATTTCGTTTCTTATTACGATTACTACCAGCCGGAAGCGTACATGCCGGTGACTGATACCTATATTGAAAAAGAAGCGGTGATCAACGAGGAGATTGATCGTCTGCGACACGCTTCAACTCAAGCACTCCTGAGCCGCCGAGATGTCATTATTGTGGCTTCGGTTTCCTGTATTTACGGATTGGGTTCACCAGAAGAATATCAAAAAGTGAATATGAAATTGTCGAAAGGTCAGGAGCTTGTTCGAGGTGACTTGATGCGCGCCTTGATTAAAGTTCATTACGAACGCACGACGCTTGATCTTTCTCCTGGACAATTTCGCGCACTTGGCGATGTGGTAGAGGTAATGCCCGTAAGTGAACGAGTAATTTACCGGATTGAATTTGAAGATGGAATTATTGCTCGAATTGTTGAGGTAGATGCAACCACTCGGCAGATTCGCAGTGAGCCCGAATCGGTTTTTATTTTTCCAGCCAAACACTTTATTTCTGCTGAAGAAGATCGCGCTAAGGCCATACAGACCATTCAGAGCGAGCTCAAGGATCAGTTGAAAAAATTCGAAAAAGAGAAAAAACTTTTGGAAGCCGAGAGAATCAAACGTCGAACGAAGTATGATTTAGCCATGATTAAAGAAGTCGGGTATTGCAACGGAATCGAAAATTATTCAAGACATTTTTCTGGCAAACTCCCGGGTGAAGCGCCCGATACCTTACTTTCATATTTTCCTAAAAAACCCGACGGCACGGCAGATTTTTTGACGATTATCGACGAGTCACATATTACGGTGTCACAAATTGGTGGAATGTACGCGGGAGACAAATCTCGCAAGGATACTTTGGTGGAGCATGGTTTTAGATTACCAAGCGCGCGAGACAATCGTCCACTGAAGTTTGAGGAATTTGAAAAACGTGTGGGGCAGGTTTTGTATACGTCGGCCACTCCGGGCAAGTATGAAATTGAAAAAAGTAATTTGACTAACGGTTCGGAAAAACTTGGTCAGGTAGTCGAGCAAGTTATTCGACCCACGGGACTTATTGATCCTGAAATTATTATTCGACCAATTCTTGAGAAAGCCAATTACAAGGGTCAGATCTACGATTTTATTGCTGAAGCGGAAAAAGTAATCAAAAGCGGTGAACGAGTCATTGCGACCACGCTGACCAAAAAAATGGCGGAGGATTTGAGTGTGTTTTTGAAGGAGAAGGGAATTAAGTCGGAGTATCTTCATAGTGATATTAAAACCATTGAACGAATAGAAATTTTGACTCGGTTTAGAAAAGGTGAATTTGATTGTTTAGTTGGTATTAACCTCCTGCGTGAAGGACTGGACTTGCCTGAGCTGGCTTTCATTGGAATTCTTGATGCGGACAAGGAGGGATTTTTGCGATCCGAAACCGCGCTCATTCAAACTATCGGTCGCGCCGCTCGAAATATCAGAGGGCGAGTGATTTTGTACGCGGATCGGCTGACCGGTTCTATGGAGCGAGCCATCGGAGAAACTAATCGCCGTCGTACTCTTCAGGTTGCGTACAACACCAAGCACGGCATTACTCCAAAGACTATTACCAAAAAAATTCACGACATTACGGAAGAACTTGATTTGCATAAGAAAACGGTTCGGATGTTGGTGGCGATGGATATGGCCGTGGCCCCAAAAAATCGTGAGAAACTCATAAAAGAAAAAGATCGTCAGATGAATTCGGCAGTAAAAATTTTGGACTTTGAAACCGCAGCGCTGCTTCGAGATGAGATTGCCGAACTTCAGAGGTTGATTGCGCTTGAGGGAAAACCGGAACCGGAATTTAAAAAAGAGATTTCTGCAAAGGCACTTCCGAAAATGAATAGAAAAAATAAAAAATAG
- a CDS encoding rhomboid family intramembrane serine protease — protein MIASFALTQYQPLDRAAKPVDFNQCLDDEFPQCVSYVPYFLGKVCAPDSTFFCHNVRIVDDTCLFSSDVINRCHSKEDRFYLNLGFTPALFKEKGTIFPFITALFLERNFLRLLFNLICFFLVGAFIEKKFGGLRLFLIYIFAGIGGSLLYYFLSPTSTEPIMGMSASVFTLIGVYLALDENFKKYYKAAILLLFASCTLLPIESYIGIYPVYAIVFLIGVIATYFLKGKKIQLAL, from the coding sequence ATGATCGCTTCTTTCGCTCTTACGCAGTATCAACCTCTTGATAGAGCAGCCAAACCTGTAGATTTTAACCAATGTCTTGATGACGAATTTCCACAATGCGTGTCTTATGTTCCTTATTTTTTAGGGAAAGTGTGCGCCCCAGACAGCACTTTTTTCTGCCACAATGTGAGGATTGTTGATGACACATGTTTGTTTTCAAGTGATGTCATTAACCGCTGTCACTCCAAAGAAGATAGATTTTATTTAAATCTTGGTTTTACACCCGCTCTGTTTAAGGAGAAGGGCACAATCTTTCCCTTTATTACCGCACTCTTTTTAGAAAGAAACTTCTTACGCTTACTTTTTAATCTCATTTGTTTTTTCTTGGTAGGGGCATTCATTGAAAAGAAATTTGGAGGTCTACGTTTATTTCTCATCTATATTTTCGCTGGTATTGGTGGTTCGTTATTATATTATTTTCTTTCTCCCACGAGCACTGAACCAATCATGGGGATGTCAGCGTCAGTTTTTACTTTAATTGGGGTGTATCTTGCGCTCGATGAAAATTTTAAAAAATATTACAAAGCTGCGATTTTACTTCTGTTCGCAAGTTGTACGTTGCTGCCTATCGAAAGTTACATTGGAATTTACCCTGTGTATGCTATTGTCTTTCTGATTGGTGTAATCGCTACGTATTTTTTGAAGGGCAAAAAAATCCAACTCGCTTTGTAA